AGTTGCTTGGGTTTGGTTAGATCTAAATCTCCCAGACAAATAATCAGGCTAacatttttaatcatttttataatCCGAACAGCTAGTGTATCTCATCATTGAAAAGAGAAAAACTaagtgaaagaaaaaagaaaataataactctTAATACAAGAGCAAGCGTGTTGCTCTAATATTCTTGGTGGGATCAGCAAACCGAGAAGAGAAAGACCTAGCAAGATTCTCGGGCTCATCGTGGTCGTGCCATCCGGGCCCTTGATCAAAATTCAAAGAGTAATCGTCAAGCTCATAAGCTGTGACCTTTGTGAATCTAGGAGAAGGCAACAACTTGAGCTTCCTCAACAGAACTTTCCACTTCGGCAAGAGTCTCTCTTCAGTatatcttcttccttgttgcttctgctCTCTGCAACTTTTACTATATCTTCTTCCAAGCACAATTGTCTCTCTataagatgaagatgatgataacaACTTCCATCTCTTCTTGCTTGGAGACTCAAACATCATTTCTCTTCtgtcttatttttctttttagattGGTCGAATTCTTTTCGTTATGTCTTTTTGAATCGCGTAGCTGTgttttatattgtagttaatggTTGGATATGTACGCTCGTAAATGAGAGGCGAAGTCAAAGTCAGCTTTTACAAGCCTTATTAGTCTGCGTTAGCCAACTGTATGAATAATTAATTCGGAAAAACAAGCATTTTAGAATTTTAGATGCATGTGTCCCTGACTAAACTACAATATAATCGTCAAAGAAGACATTTTCCTTCTGTGTTGCCGTAAGATAGTCCCtaagatatatacatatataaaaacattatatcagttttttatctttttaagaTCTCTAACACCAAGATATCCTTATGCTTTGTaataatacaaatattattattttatcataaattaatcatattactaaaaacttaaattagaaataaaaactaaagcaaTTATTATGAAagatatatcttctttttctttcactcTTTCGGAAGGGTTATTGGTAGAAAAATTCTTAaacacttttaattttaaaattttattgttattggtttatatattctaataaaatttattattgttGATTTGcagatttttaaaacaactagTAATTATTCTTGTAATTCaaaagtttatttatatttgttttttaattctgcacattattaattttaacacatttttatttgaccaaaacaaaaagatgttgtatatagtttataacCTTATAGTAAAAAAGGTTAGTCTCAAAAATATGATGTGTAGACCAAACATTAGGATTGAAATTATTACGTAGTTGTTTGCATTAAATTAGGACCCCTTAGAGCACCTTCGATAGAAAGTTGTACCAATTGGAGTTCtaaacttttatatatgtatatgtatatgtagtAATTTTTACGGAAAATTCAATCCGAAATTTCTTAAAACATAAAAGTTTAGAAACTTTGGTTTAAGTTTCCCGTAAAGTAATGAAccacataattatatatatatatatgaaagtttAGAACGGATAAAACCTCAATTAAATT
The window above is part of the Brassica napus cultivar Da-Ae chromosome C3, Da-Ae, whole genome shotgun sequence genome. Proteins encoded here:
- the LOC106445696 gene encoding uncharacterized protein LOC106445696, encoding MMFESPSKKRWKLLSSSSSYRETIVLGRRYSKSCREQKQQGRRYTEERLLPKWKVLLRKLKLLPSPRFTKVTAYELDDYSLNFDQGPGWHDHDEPENLARSFSSRFADPTKNIRATRLLLY